CCCTTCCTACTCAAGGAATCCGCCCGTTTCCGCAGGGCTGGCAGCCGCAAGCAATGCCTCACTACGCGCCTGTTatctgcggcgcttcgccccgTGCGGGTAGCCTCGCATTCAGCCTCCATCCAGTCCCAGCCTATTCacccttctccctcgctccaccgcagcggccggcgtcgtcgtttCATCCCGTGGAGCTGGTGGGCGCGCAGGGGCTACAAACCGAGACTGCATCTCGGCCCTTGCCGGAGACTGCGTCCTACAGCGTGAAGCGCAGCCCCACACATACGGAAGACACTCCTCCATCGATTGAtgctgcgtcgcgcagtGGAGTTGCACATGTCGCGAGCCCTGGACGCGCACTCGAGCAGACGGACCTGCGGAGATTGGGGTTCCACAGCGAAGGAGGACAAAGTGGTCACCTagaagacgcgccgcacgAAGACCTTGCCGACGAAGAGGTGGAGGAACACGGTggacgaggcgagggcgcgcgaggcgaagaggagggaagcgaccactgcggcggagcccaCGGGGGAGCCGGTGGGGTATGGGGCGACGCAGGAACACagggggaggcgaggagtCATGCACGAGACGAAGCAGAACGACGAGAACTCACTAAATGTCCTTCTTCCGTTCTGCCTCCGCAACACCCCGCGATGACATCGACCTCTTCTGCGGAGAGGGGAAACGAGCGCCGATGCCCCAAGTCGCCTGTTCTCCGCGTCACGGGCGTGCCTGCGGACCTGCCTCTGTGGGACCTGCATCGCTTTTTCTCGAGTTGcaccgaaggcgaaggcatCCTCGACATTTGCCCCGAGTCTGCAGGGGTTGTGTGGGTAAAGTTTTTCAGTGAGCGCGGCGCAAGGCTTGCGGCTGAGAAGCTCTCAGGGCTCGCGGTCGTCCCCCCAGCGGACGCGAGTCCTTGCGGCGCTCATGAGAGGTATCATGCacgccccccctccgctgccgccgcttcggtctctccgccttccgctgcgtcggctgAGGCCTGTCGACCGTGGACCGCTCGCCACCCCCGTCTCTCTCGAGACCTTCTCCCCCCTCGCTCTTCACTCTCTCCATCGgtgtcctcgtcgccctggtcttcttcctcctcacaGTCGCATCAGTCTGGCTGTTCATCAccctccttctcttccttctGGTCTCCCGCATCTCCCTCTCTGGCCTCTTTCTacccccgcgcctcgccttcgctcggGCCGCTCGGCTTTCCGCAGTCGCCAGCGAACAGCGGCTTCCACCGAAACGCCCCCAAGCCGAGGGAGAAGTCCTTCGGCGGAAGGCCCCCGTACAGGCATAGAccgagaggcgccggaggagacgggGCGGAAGGGACGCAGCCCACAGTCGGAGACCTCCGATCCTTCGTCCAACCAGAAAGCTACGCTCCGACCGCAGTCTACGCTGCCGATTTCACTGCTGAGTAATCAAACTGAACAACCACGTTCAGCTTGCACGCAATAGATTCATACAGGGAGGCACTCGTACTACGCACTcagccatatatatatatatatatatatatgtatcggGGTGAGCGAGGCAGCTCTCACCTCTCCCTCCAAGCCCTCACTGCGCGCTAGCCTTTGCTCGGTGCCTGgtgacagagagagaggagccggAAGGCATGGAAACTCCCTGCAATAGAAAAGAGACAATTGCGGCTGTACCTGCTTCCATTGTGCGTCGATGCACATGTCCAAATAGTCAGAAAAGTGCGCTGAATTCGTATATCCGACAACGTCGTAGCCTGGACGCAGCACCATCTCGCTGGTGTCCTCGAGTGCAAGTCTAGCAGCCCCGAATTCTGGGGGCTCTGCCGCTTTGTTCTGTTATCGCTGCGCGGAATGCGAGGCGCATATGTGGTCGTGCGTGCGTGAGTCTGCCCCTCTGAAGGACGGCGACTCATCGCGAGAACTGTGGCGGCTTGCTCACTAGGAAAGAGAGACCCGTGTATTTCACAAACAGCATAGCTACTTCTAGTCGAAGCAGAACTGCCGTCTGGttgtgcgcggctgcgcgtctgaCTGGAGCTCCAGCAGCTGAAGTCACCATTCTGTTCAAAACATCGAACAGGGCAGGCGCAGGGTTCTGCGAGCTATGGACGCGGCCAACGAAGAGGCTTCGCTTCAGCGACCCGGCAATCGGGATCCCTTTTGTGCGACGAGACCCTTGAAACAATCTGAGAAGGGTCAACTGAACGGGACGTGGGTGGGAACAACTGGTGAATTTAGGCCTCAAAAAGACCGTCTAGGCGGTGGCGCTTAATGGAAAGTGTACATGTGGCCATCCACGTGGACGCTGTATAGAAATGTATACAAATTTACTTGGTTGGTCGAAAGCTTGTGTCACCGTAACACGGCAAACTATATGCGTTTGCATTTGCTCCGCGTACAGTTTTCTATCTGTATTTTCTCATGTGTGTACGTAGAGAATGTACCTCTTCCCCGCGCATCTTCCTACTCTCTCTATTGTCGCatgcttcctcgcgctttcTAGGGACACAAAACTCCCACATTGGCTCACCCTTCTCGCTTGGCTTTTATCTAGAAGCTATCCTAACTGTCGCTCGTGTGTCACAAGTCATCTGCCGTCTCTGTCCGGCAACCAGTGAAAGGCACCCTGGCTGTGGCGGAGGCTGAACCGAACAGCAAGGCACGTGCGTGGCACGGAAAAACACAACAGGTTTCATGCCCGTTTTTTCCCGCGTTCCACCTCTATTTTCTTCGCGGAGACGACCATACACGTTACATTCGCCACCCAGCGGAGGCAAAAATGGATAAGCGGCAAAAGTGCTCTGAGAATGAAAAAAGAGTGAGCGGTGGCTGCATTGTTGCTCTACGTGAAGATACAAACCACTGGCAGCCTAAGAGTGCTGAAGCAACTATCGAGTGAAACGCGCAACACTTTCTGCTTGACATAGAACACGCAGGGCCTATGCCAGATGGTACGGCTATTCATGTGTCCGTTCTTTCTGACATCCTACAATGAGGCTAGTTTCTAAATCCTCTCCTCTAAGAGTCTGCGCGATCAGGCCACCACCTTGGAGTTGCTATCCTTTCCTTCCGTCTGTGGTACGCTAGGCGCGCCACCGCGatttctctcgtctctcaAGCGCAGAAAGGAGAGGGGTTTTTCTGCAGCTCCATAGAGGTACTGAGCGATTCGTGGGCACGCTCTACACGACATATGTTTTTCTAGAACCTGAGATAAAAGCCTGCGCACGGCGGTGTAGACCTCTCCCCGTTATGATGTAAAGTGCATACAGTGACTTTGCTGAGATGGGCCGCTTTCTAGTCTCTTCCGCGAGAAAAAGGCTATGAACTCCACGTCTATGCAGACACTCGAGTGCAGACAGGCCAGCTCCAGAGGAGTTTCGCCTTTTGTGCAACTCAGCCTCAGAGGTCGGTCTTTGTGTTTCACTGACAAGTTTTTGGTAACGTTATGCCTCAGTCCCGCCTTTACTTAACGTCTTTGCGGCAGGGTAGCTTCGCGACACCACACAGCGTCCAGTCGCAAAGGCGAGAATGAGCATCCACGCTACATCTGAACAGAGAACAAAATGTTATGGGGTAGAAGTGGTGAAACACTCTTCGTAGTGGAAATGAGCGGCACTGCGAAACGAGGAACGGTCGAAACCGTGGGAATTGGAGGCTGGCTGTCGACCCCGCATTTCCACTGTTGATTCAGAAACAAACCGGCAAACATTCGTTGCGCAAGTTGTTTAGATTCGATCGCAGAGCCGAGGGGCCCGACGACAAACAGTTCCCGCTTGCCTTGTCTGCTGAGgtctgcttcagctgcaCTGGGGCTGTATGATGGCGAGGAAAGATAAAAACATGCCACAACTCTACCGGTATCTGAACATGAGGCGAAACTCTAGCACAACACTCTCCTAGTAGCCTAGATTTTTCCACGCAGCACCCTACATTCTCTGCCAGCTCGAGGCCCCTTTCTCCTTTCTACCTCGTGTCTCCATCCTTCATTCTCCCCCGTCTCCCAACAGTTCTCCATCtcgaagaaaagagaaactTTCTCActtggcgcccgcggagacgtTTCtgggccgcgcagaggctgcctTCAGGCCTTGCACCCGCGCTTGCTACCCCCTGCTGTAGGCGGCCAGCTCTGTGTGGCGCAGGATTAGAAAATCCTTCAGCGTTGTTCTGACTTTTGCCAAGCTCTCACTCA
Above is a window of Besnoitia besnoiti strain Bb-Ger1 chromosome Unknown contig00007, whole genome shotgun sequence DNA encoding:
- a CDS encoding uncharacterized protein (encoded by transcript BESB_070770), coding for MATSLPTNSRPPVWDYPCAPPPYRQQSLPPFSIVSSFSLGTRSAPLSQAFSASSPSVSSPPSTPLVILPYPYSPLYPAYPAVLGYECVGGGPLPTQGIRPFPQGWQPQAMPHYAPVICGASPRAGSLAFSLHPVPAYSPFSLAPPQRPASSFHPVELVGAQGLQTETASRPLPETASYSVKRSPTHTEDTPPSIDAASRSGVAHVASPGRALEQTDLRRLGFHSEGGQSGHLEDAPHEDLADEEVEEHGGRGEGARGEEEGSDHCGGAHGGAGGVWGDAGTQGEARSHARDEAERRELTKCPSSVLPPQHPAMTSTSSAERGNERRCPKSPVLRVTGVPADLPLWDLHRFFSSCTEGEGILDICPESAGVVWVKFFSERGARLAAEKLSGLAVVPPADASPCGAHERYHARPPSAAAASVSPPSAASAEACRPWTARHPRLSRDLLPPRSSLSPSVSSSPWSSSSSQSHQSGCSSPSFSSFWSPASPSLASFYPRASPSLGPLGFPQSPANSGFHRNAPKPREKSFGGRPPYRHRPRGAGGDGAEGTQPTVGDLRSFVQPESYAPTAVYAADFTAE